In Lactococcus protaetiae, the genomic window CTGACTCAGCTCGTTTTAAAATATGGCTTAAAGTCAGATTTTCAGGGGCACCATCATAAAACGAATCTGGTGTAATGTTCAAGATAGAATAAACAATTGACTTTTTAGTCAAATCAAAACTAAAATTATTTCCTGACCAAATTAATTGATGGCGATGTAGAATGTTTTGAAGTTCTTGTTTATCAGAACTCGTCTGTAATGACTCTACAAATAATGAAAGCTCAAAAATATCAAAAGTTACAAGAATAGAGCGCTCTGTAAGCTGCACTTTATTGCCATTTCTATGTAACCTTTTCATCAATTCAGCTGCTTTTTTAGAACTTTCACATTCAAATTGTATCATGATATTTTTTAAAGAAAACTGGTCTTGATTTAATTCTATAATTTTCATAAATTTTTAAGATAAACTTTCTAAGAATTCCATTCTTTTTTCGACACTCTCATTAAACTCTCCAAGAAAATAAGAGGTTCTAGTAATAGCGTTCTCTTTTTTAACACCACGCATTTCGACACACATATGTTGCGCCTCAACTACTACTGCTACACCTTTAGGAGCCAAAATTTTCTCAAGGATTTCTGCAATGTCACGTGTTATATTTTCTTGGACAGATAATTTTCGCGAAACATAATTAACTAGTCTAGGAATTTTTGAAAGTCCAATAATGTTTCCATCTTTAGGAATATAAGCAACGTGTGCTTTTCCAAAAAACGGGAGCATATGATGTTCACACATCGAATAAAAAGAAATATCTTTGACCGTTACTATCGAGTCTACTTTACTAGGGTCAATCTTAAAAAGCTTATATTCATCAAATTCGTTCAAACGTTGAGATGAAAGAATCTCTTTATACATCTTCGCCACACGTTTTGGTGTTTCAACCAGTCCTTCCCGTTCTGGATTCTCGCCAACTGCAAAAAGAATTTCACGGATAGCTCGCTCAATTCGAGTTTGTGGAGATTGTTCCTCATCAACCACTTTTACTTCCTGCTCAGTCTTATTGAGAAGATTTATTGCATTTTTGATTTTTTCATTATACTTAAAACTTTTATCCGTCAATTCTGACAATGGGATGAGGGCAAAAAGACGGTTGAAAACTTCTAGATGTGGAATAGTGAGCTGTGGCTCATCGATTTGCTGTTCCCCATAAAATAAGATATCTATATCTATCGTTCGAGGCCCCCAATGTACTTTACGCTCACGATCTAATTTCTCTTCAATTTCATGGATAAAATCTAACAAATCATTAGGAGAAAGCAACGTTGAAATTTTTGCCACAAGATTGATGAAAGAATTCTGTTCCACTCCTCCAACAGGAGAGGTTTCATAAAATTTTGAATGATGTTCAAGCAAAACTTGTGGATGCTCACCCAACAAGCTTAATGCCTCATGTAAATAGTATTGACGGTCACCAATATTGCTTCCTAAACTTAAATAAACAGTTTGCATAAAACCTCCATATTATTTTCTAACCTCTCATCTCAATTTCAACTGAATCAAAAATCCCCTCAATGGGAACAGCCAATTTTCTAAGATGAACTTCAACCGCAGTAATTTTTGATGTTGTCGCTTTGATACTTTTGATAATATCAAATGCTAAACTTTCAATCAAGTCAGCTTTAGATTGACTAATAATATTCTTAATAAGTTCATAAAAATCAACATAAGATAAAGTTTCAGCCAGCTCATCCTTACCTGAAAAATCAAAATTAGTTTCTACAATAATGTCTATCTCAAGATTTTGACCCAAAATTTTTTCTTCAGAGAGAACCCCGATATGAGCTCTAAATTTCATATTATTTATTTTAATTTTATACATTCTAACCCCATATCTTTCATTTTTGAAAAATTTTAACATAAACTGCACAAGTTAAAAATTCGTTATGATATTAATTTAATTGCCAGAAAATGCTATGAATCTCTTCATAGCATTTTTTTCAGAGATATTTTAAAATAGCTTGCCAAGCTTCCTCAAACCCTGTTTTATCGGCTGATG contains:
- the folB gene encoding dihydroneopterin aldolase — protein: MYKIKINNMKFRAHIGVLSEEKILGQNLEIDIIVETNFDFSGKDELAETLSYVDFYELIKNIISQSKADLIESLAFDIIKSIKATTSKITAVEVHLRKLAVPIEGIFDSVEIEMRG
- the folE gene encoding GTP cyclohydrolase I FolE yields the protein MQTVYLSLGSNIGDRQYYLHEALSLLGEHPQVLLEHHSKFYETSPVGGVEQNSFINLVAKISTLLSPNDLLDFIHEIEEKLDRERKVHWGPRTIDIDILFYGEQQIDEPQLTIPHLEVFNRLFALIPLSELTDKSFKYNEKIKNAINLLNKTEQEVKVVDEEQSPQTRIERAIREILFAVGENPEREGLVETPKRVAKMYKEILSSQRLNEFDEYKLFKIDPSKVDSIVTVKDISFYSMCEHHMLPFFGKAHVAYIPKDGNIIGLSKIPRLVNYVSRKLSVQENITRDIAEILEKILAPKGVAVVVEAQHMCVEMRGVKKENAITRTSYFLGEFNESVEKRMEFLESLS